The Terriglobales bacterium DNA window CGTCCGGATTCTTCTGGCGGCATTATCCAGAGAATTCCGCTGACAGCGTTGCTGGGAAGGGGTGCATAGGCAGTAGTCAACGCAACGTAAGGGAGGGAGACATGAGCGAAACCATCGGTGAAATGATACTTCCCGGCACCTACATCGAGGTCCGGGCGGAAGGGCTGATCGGTGTCGGCGGCATCTCGACCGGCAACATCGGCGTGGTGGGGACGGCCAATCGCGGCCCACTGAACGAGGCCGTCATTCTCGGTAGCTACGGTGAGGCGCTGGAGACATTCGGCAGCTATGACCGCTGGCCGGGAACAGCGCAGGCTCCGGCGCTGACGCTGACGCGCACGCTGGAGCAGCTGTTCTCGGGCGGCGCGTCCACCGTCTACGCCGTGCGCGTGGCCAACCTGCCGCAGAACACCACGATGCGCACCATGATCTGGACAGTGGCGGGAGAAGGGCAGAACAACACCCTCTTCACCCTCGAGGCGACCTCCCCGGGGACTTGGGCCAACAGCATACAGGCCAAGCTCACCGTGCCGGAGAGCGGCCCTGCCACCCTTGAGCTCGTCTACGGCCGCCTGAAGGAGAGTTACGAGGGTGCGACGGCCGCCGAGCTCGCTGCGGGGATCACCGACGGCAGTCGCCTGGTGAAAGTGACCGGCCTTGGGGACAACAAGAAAGCGCTCGCTCCCAAGACCATCACGGCCGCCGCCCAGGATGCACAGGGGGGTCCCGACGGCGCCGCTGCCACGTCAACCGAGATTGCGGCGGGCCTGGCGGTGCTCGCTGGCAAGGACGTGAACATCGTGACGGTGGGTGGCTTCGATGCCAAGACCATCGCCGCTACCGTGGTGGCACACCTGGAGGCCACGGAGAACGACGGCCGCGAGCGGATGGCCGTCCTCGGCGTTTCGGGCGATGCGGTCAGCTCCATCGACGCGGATTCGGCGGCGGTGAGCAATGCCCGGGTGATCTTGGTGGCGCCGGGCATCGTCGCCGATGATGCTGCGCGCGTGGGTGAGGCGAGCAAGGCGGTGAAGCTGACGGCACCCTACGCCGCGGCTCTCGTGGCGGGGCGTCTTTCGACCCTCGCTCCGCACATCAGTCTCACGAACAAGGATGTCGCCGCCACCGATGTCACCAAGGAGTATACGCGCTCCGAACAGAAGGGTCTGCTCGGCAAGCGTGTCTGTATTCTGGCAAAGAATCTGGGTATTCGCGTGGTCAAGGGCATCACCACCGATACGGGCCCGTTCAGGCAGATCTCGGTGCGCCGCATCGTCGACTTCGCCAAGGCCGGTGTGCGCATCGGCTCCAACCCGTACATCGGGCGTCTGAACAATGCACGGGTGCGTGCGGCGTTGAAGGCAACCCTCGACGGGTTTCTGTCGAGCATGGTATTCGATGAGATGCTCATTGGTTACCAACTCGACGTCACCGCGACGCGGGCTCAGGAAATCAACGGCCAGGCGATCGTGACCATGGTGCTTCAGCCCACGTTCTCGATCGATTTCATCAAAGTGATCATGAACCTCGAATAAAAAAAGGAGCGAATGGCGATGCCGACAACCGTCTATCGAGGCAGCGACGGCACCATTTCCTTGGCCGTCGAGCAAGGTGCGGAAGGAGACAAGGCCCAGGTGGTGGCGGAGGCCTATTCGCTGACGCCCATCGGGCGCGTCACCGGGGTCACCGTCAAGGTGACCAACGACGTCAAACCGTTCCACGAACTGGGGCAGCGGTTCGCCACCGAGTTGCGCCCCGGCAACATCAATGTCTATGGGACCATCGAGCGCGCTTATATCAATGGGGCGCTCCTGAAGCTCATGCTGGGCGATGCGGCCGACTCACGACCGGCCGGCACGTTTGTGGGGCCGTCGTTCAATTTGAGCGTGCGCCTGGAAAACCCGTCTCTTGCAGGCGTCAGTGCGACCCTCACCGTCATGGGCGTGAAGCTGAACGAATGGAACTACTCCCTTCCTGAAGACGATTTCGCCATGGAGCAGGTGAGCTTCCGGGCGCTTTGGGTGAAGGTCGAGGACAAGACGGGGTAGGGACGATCAGATGCCACAGATGTTGACTGCACAGGACCTGCTGGCAGGGGCCGGTGCGACCTATGTCGTCGAGGTGCCGGCCGTCGCGCTGCGTCCTGATGAATCCGGCGTCGCCGGCTCCGTCACGCTGCGCCCCCTCACCGTGCGCGACATTCAGCGCGTCGTGCAGGCTGCCAAGGAGCAAAAGGTTCTGGCCAGCATCCTCATGGTAGAGCAGGCGCTGGTCGAGCCGAAGCTCTCGGTCGAGCAGGTGGGCTCGCTGCCTGCCGGCCTTGTGGAGTTCCTGGTGGCCAAAGTGAACGCGTTGAGCGGGCTCCAGCTCGACGGCGACGACCTCGATCGGGCCGTAAAAGCGCCGCTGGCGAAAGCTTGTTTCGTGCTGGCCCGGGAGTTTGGCTGGACGCCGGCCCAGTGTTCGGAACTGACCGTGGGCCAGATTCTCGTGTATCTTGAAATGCTCGCGCGAGGCGAATCTCTCGGAGGAAAGAGGCGGTGAAGGTCCTCGAGAGCGGTGGCAGTGCGGCGGCTTCGACGATGGAGCGGTTGCGGGAGGCGCAACGACGGCTGGAGCTGCTCCACGTGTCGCCCGAGGCCATACTCCTTTGCCGTGAGGAAGAGCTGCTCGCCCCCCTCCTTGGCTGGATTGGTGCCGACCCGTCCTTGCGACCGGTGGTGGAAGAGCTCGAGAGGAGTCTTGGAGGCACAGCGGACGGTGCTTTCCTGTCGCGCACTCCTGCGATCTTCCTCGATTCTCCCAGCACCGAACGGCGGAAGGTGGATCACGCCGCCGCACCCGGCTTCGCCCGATGGCCGGAAACATCGGCAGGGGAGCCGAATAAGGCCGGTCGACCCGCTACGGCGGACGAAGTCCGCCGGATCCTGGAATCCTTAGGGGGTGGCGATGAGAGCATGACTACGGCGTGGGTTGAAAGCCCTCCTGAAGGGGCGAGCTCCAGGGGTCGCGCCGCCGTCCCCTCTGAGGCTGCCGGGCCCGGCCTCTCCCAACGGCCGGGAACGGCGCCGGGCGGCTTTCAGGAAATGCCGGATGCCGTCACGGCGACCGATGCGTCCCGCAGGCTCGAGTCGCGCTACGGCGCCGACGAGCGCACCGCTCGTGCCTGGCATCAATCGGTAGCGCCTGGACCTCGAATTCCGGCGGTCGACGCCCTTCTGGGCGAACCCGGGGGGAATACGGCGCGGGATGCCGACAGGCCACTGCCTGACCCGGTGAGTCGGAGCCTTCAGGCTGCCGTCGATCGGGCGCTGCGAGTGCAGGCGCGGGGCGTCGACAGGCACCCGGCGAGCCCACCGGCGCTGCCCCCGGCTGCAGCTGCGGAGAATCTATCGCGGCCGGCAGGGGAGGTTCCGCTTGCCGCTGAGTCGACCGGCCGCACCTTGGGCGAGGCGCCGCGACGGAGTGGACTTCGGCGCTTCGCGGCTCTCGGGGAGACGATCGAGGCCGAACGCGTGCTGCCGATGCCCACACCGAGCCCCGCCGCTACCGAAGACGGGCCGCCCCGCCCGTCGTCTGTTCCATGGGAGCGGGACGACCTGGCCCGCCAGGTCGCCGATATTTTCCGCCGAGAAGCGTTGCGGCACGGCATTGTGCCCGAGGAGGACGTGCCATGAAGCCGGGACGTCCCAGTGCGACGATCACCATCGACGGCAGGAGCCTCACGTCATTCGAGGCGGGTCTGGTGCGCCTTGATGTTCACATGGCTCACGGGACGCATCACATCGCCGAGCTGACGTTTTGGCCGCAATCGAAGTTTGCTGAAACCGCTGTGGGCGTTCAGTTTGCGCTGGCTCTCGGCGCCGACGGCGAAGACGAGGACGTGCTCACGGGCGAGATCGTCGGCTCGAGAGGGACTCCATCCGGAGTGCGCCTGGAAGCTGTTTCCGCAACCGTGGCTCTCAGCCGGACGCGCAAGTCACAGACGTACGTCAGCCAGACCGTGGCCGATATCGTGAACGACCTCGCCAGCGACGTCGACATCGACGCGGTCTCCGCTGATCTGACCTTGTCGGCCTACAGTGTCGATCAGCGCCGAACGGTCTGGGCGCACCTGGTAGATCTGGCCTCGCTCTCGGGCTCCGACCTTGGCTGCGCCGCGTCCGGGGGACTGCGCTTTGTGCCGCCCAGCTCCGGACCCGGGTCGACGAGGTTCATGTTCGGCGCCACGGTTCTCGACTGGCGACTGACAAACCTCACACCGCCGCTCGTGCCGAGGGTCGCGCCGCAGGGAGCGGCGAGCGAGCAGGGTGCCGAAAAGTGGCACTGGATTTTGCGCGATCCGGTTGGTGAGGGCGGCGACCCGACGCGTGTCGTCGGAGCGTTTCACACGCGCGAAGCGGCCGATGGACTGGCGAAAGCGCTCGAGGAACGCGCCGCCAGATCGGCGGTCAGAGGCAGCGTCCGGTTGGTCGGTGAGTCGGCGCTGCGTCCTGGTGAAGTCATCGAAATCGATGACCTGCCCGGACCGGTGGCCGGTCCGTTCCGGCTCCTCACCGTCCGCCACACCTTCGACGCACGCTACGGTTATTACACCGATGTCACGGTGGAAAGCTCCGGGGGAGGAGGGCTGCCGTTTTGAGCGACCTGATCCAGACCGTGCGGGCTATCATTCGTGAGGAGCTCACGCGCTGCCGTCTGCCCGAGCTCGGCATCGTCACCGAGGTCTTTGCGCACGACAGTGGGTCGAGTCCCAACAATCACCAGGTGAACGTCCGGCTGCGCTCCACCGGCGTCGAACTGCAGCGCGCGGCCGTGGCCGTCGGCCGGCCCGGCATATCGCTGCTGCCCCGCGTCGACGATCTGGTTGTGGTCGCTTTTCTGAGCGGTGACCTGAACGCCCCGGTGGTCCTGGGTTCGATTTACAGCGATACGGTGCAGCCACCGGAAGGCAAGCCGCTCGACGCCGTCTATGTCCCCGGCGACGAGACCGACTCCTCGGTTCGCCGATTCTATCTCGAGCTTCCGAGCGGCACGAAGCTCACGGTGAACGACGATGCCATCCAGCTCGAATCCGGCGGCACGAAGGTGGAGCTGCAGCGAGACGGCGACGTCAGTGTGCAATGCTCCGGCAAGATCACCATCAAGGCCGGTGGCGACTTTGCCCTTGAATCTGGCGGCAATATCGAAATCAAGGCCGGTACCAATGTGACGGTGAAAGGCGTCGCCGTAACAGTAGAAGGAACGGCAGAGGCCAAGGTGAAGGGCGCTTCCATCACCCTCGCCGGTATGACCAACTTCAGTCCGTCTTAAGCATCTTGGAGGATCGACGATGCCAGGACCTCCCGTATCCATCGGCTGTGCCGTCATGGTGAGCCCGGGCGCCGCGGGACCGCCCGACAGCGGTGTCATCACCGCGATCA harbors:
- a CDS encoding phage tail sheath C-terminal domain-containing protein: MSETIGEMILPGTYIEVRAEGLIGVGGISTGNIGVVGTANRGPLNEAVILGSYGEALETFGSYDRWPGTAQAPALTLTRTLEQLFSGGASTVYAVRVANLPQNTTMRTMIWTVAGEGQNNTLFTLEATSPGTWANSIQAKLTVPESGPATLELVYGRLKESYEGATAAELAAGITDGSRLVKVTGLGDNKKALAPKTITAAAQDAQGGPDGAAATSTEIAAGLAVLAGKDVNIVTVGGFDAKTIAATVVAHLEATENDGRERMAVLGVSGDAVSSIDADSAAVSNARVILVAPGIVADDAARVGEASKAVKLTAPYAAALVAGRLSTLAPHISLTNKDVAATDVTKEYTRSEQKGLLGKRVCILAKNLGIRVVKGITTDTGPFRQISVRRIVDFAKAGVRIGSNPYIGRLNNARVRAALKATLDGFLSSMVFDEMLIGYQLDVTATRAQEINGQAIVTMVLQPTFSIDFIKVIMNLE
- a CDS encoding phage baseplate assembly protein V, whose protein sequence is MSDLIQTVRAIIREELTRCRLPELGIVTEVFAHDSGSSPNNHQVNVRLRSTGVELQRAAVAVGRPGISLLPRVDDLVVVAFLSGDLNAPVVLGSIYSDTVQPPEGKPLDAVYVPGDETDSSVRRFYLELPSGTKLTVNDDAIQLESGGTKVELQRDGDVSVQCSGKITIKAGGDFALESGGNIEIKAGTNVTVKGVAVTVEGTAEAKVKGASITLAGMTNFSPS